One Spirochaetota bacterium genomic region harbors:
- a CDS encoding PAS domain S-box protein yields MRPEYRGYDMEYSALSKAELIRKVERLERILAGQKRETGGSTGKKRNYIPQLEVFRDTVDSIPYPIFSVDSKYRYTGFNAAHKAAMKALYGTDIAPGMSLLECQTVDADREAARRNLDRALKGETVIKEEYSGHSDLSRRYFEISHTPIRDPGGAITGVSVLARDITVEKHAGDARRRSAEQYRYLFNNMLNGMAYCKMIFEDGAPADFIYLEVNAAFESLTGLKDAAGKKVSQVIPGFRESDPGLFEIYDRVARTGIPEVFEMHVKSLDMWFAISVYSPEREFFVAVFDVITLRKQIEAARERALEALRESEYRYGLLVRSLPGMSLHLFDRDHRFLIADGEEIRKAGFTRESIEGHTLEEAYPPDVARLFAPLYDKALQGESTELEMEFGGMHYRQNVVPVRDSRGRVYAGMVISQNVTELAQAEAQRIAVQEALRDSEERFRRAFEMASIGALLASPDKMFKNINDAFCAMMGYSREELMQKNFLEVTHPDDMAATLECSRALLSGEVRSCRIEKRYIRKDGGLLWADVNAMLFREKDGTPLHFLAYIIDITARKKAEEMLGMTYARLERIASSNVVGVVLGDARGGIHEANDYYLNLLGRTRDELDAGLVRWDEMTPPDHLPSDARALTELRERGICTPYEKEYIRKDGSRVWVLIADALVPGPEERILAIVVDIDDRKRAEARIHEALDEKVMLLKEIHHRVKNNLQVITSLVSLELLGISDAHAIAAFQDIQNRIKAMAILHERLYRSDNVANILLRDYVEEMAENLIRSLAVDHAKISLRCEMGDLRLGLDQAVPLGLILNELITNALKHAFPDGTHGAIVISMTRDGGGTNRLSIRDDGAGMPETVDPETANSLGLRLVRMITQQIHGTLKIVRDGGTEIVIRFKNGEA; encoded by the coding sequence ATGCGGCCTGAGTACAGGGGGTATGACATGGAATACTCCGCGTTGTCAAAAGCCGAGCTTATCCGGAAGGTGGAGCGCCTGGAGCGCATACTCGCCGGGCAAAAACGCGAAACGGGCGGTTCGACCGGGAAGAAACGTAACTATATCCCTCAGCTTGAGGTTTTCCGGGATACCGTCGACAGCATCCCCTACCCGATTTTCTCGGTCGATTCTAAATATCGCTATACCGGTTTCAACGCCGCCCATAAAGCCGCCATGAAGGCCCTTTACGGGACCGATATCGCCCCGGGCATGAGCCTGCTCGAGTGCCAGACGGTCGACGCCGATCGCGAGGCGGCGCGGAGAAACCTGGACCGGGCGCTCAAGGGCGAAACCGTGATCAAGGAGGAGTATTCGGGACATAGCGATCTTTCTCGGCGTTATTTCGAGATATCCCATACGCCGATACGCGACCCCGGGGGCGCGATCACGGGCGTATCGGTTCTGGCGCGCGACATTACCGTCGAAAAGCACGCAGGGGATGCGCGGCGCCGGAGCGCGGAACAGTACCGGTACCTTTTCAACAACATGCTGAACGGCATGGCCTACTGCAAGATGATCTTCGAAGACGGCGCGCCGGCGGATTTCATCTACCTGGAGGTGAACGCCGCCTTCGAATCGCTCACGGGGCTCAAAGACGCGGCCGGGAAAAAGGTGTCCCAGGTGATCCCGGGATTTCGCGAATCGGACCCCGGGCTCTTCGAAATTTACGATCGGGTCGCGCGTACGGGCATCCCCGAGGTTTTCGAAATGCACGTAAAGTCCCTCGACATGTGGTTCGCCATATCGGTGTACAGCCCGGAAAGGGAATTTTTCGTCGCCGTCTTCGACGTGATTACCCTGCGCAAGCAGATCGAGGCCGCCCGGGAAAGGGCGCTCGAGGCGCTGCGCGAAAGCGAATACCGATACGGCCTCCTGGTGCGGTCCCTGCCCGGCATGTCCCTCCACCTGTTCGACAGGGACCACCGGTTCCTCATCGCCGACGGCGAGGAGATACGGAAAGCCGGCTTCACGCGCGAGTCGATCGAGGGGCATACCCTGGAAGAGGCGTACCCGCCGGACGTGGCGCGGCTGTTCGCGCCGCTCTACGACAAGGCACTCCAGGGAGAATCGACCGAGCTCGAGATGGAGTTTGGCGGCATGCATTACCGGCAGAACGTCGTTCCGGTGCGCGACAGCAGGGGCAGGGTCTATGCGGGTATGGTTATCTCGCAGAACGTCACCGAGCTGGCACAGGCGGAGGCGCAAAGAATAGCGGTCCAGGAGGCCCTGCGCGACAGCGAGGAGCGCTTCAGGAGGGCGTTCGAGATGGCGTCCATTGGGGCGCTTCTTGCCTCGCCGGATAAAATGTTCAAGAATATCAACGACGCGTTCTGCGCAATGATGGGATATTCGCGGGAGGAGCTCATGCAAAAAAACTTCCTCGAGGTGACGCATCCCGACGACATGGCGGCAACCCTGGAATGTTCCAGGGCGTTGCTCTCCGGCGAAGTACGCAGTTGCCGTATTGAAAAGCGCTACATCCGGAAAGACGGCGGATTGCTCTGGGCGGACGTAAACGCAATGCTGTTCCGTGAAAAGGACGGAACGCCGCTTCATTTTCTCGCCTATATCATCGACATCACGGCGCGCAAAAAGGCCGAGGAAATGCTCGGGATGACGTATGCGCGCCTGGAGCGGATCGCCTCGTCGAACGTGGTGGGGGTCGTCCTGGGCGATGCGCGGGGCGGGATTCACGAGGCGAACGACTACTACCTGAACCTGCTGGGACGCACCAGGGATGAATTAGACGCCGGACTGGTTCGGTGGGACGAGATGACACCCCCCGATCACCTGCCCTCCGACGCCCGGGCACTCACGGAGCTCCGCGAACGCGGCATATGCACCCCCTACGAAAAGGAATATATCAGGAAGGACGGCTCCCGGGTATGGGTGCTTATCGCGGACGCGCTGGTACCGGGGCCGGAGGAGAGAATTCTCGCCATCGTCGTGGATATCGACGACCGCAAGCGCGCCGAGGCGAGGATCCACGAGGCGCTCGACGAAAAGGTGATGCTTCTGAAAGAGATTCACCACCGCGTGAAGAACAACCTGCAGGTGATAACGAGCCTCGTGAGCCTGGAGCTCCTGGGGATATCGGACGCGCACGCGATCGCGGCCTTCCAGGACATCCAGAACAGGATCAAGGCCATGGCAATCCTTCACGAGAGGCTTTACCGGTCGGATAATGTCGCGAACATCCTGCTGCGCGACTACGTGGAAGAAATGGCCGAAAACCTCATACGGTCCCTGGCCGTCGATCACGCGAAAATTTCCCTGCGCTGCGAGATGGGGGATCTCAGGCTGGGGCTGGACCAGGCGGTCCCCCTGGGGCTGATACTCAACGAGCTGATCACCAACGCATTGAAGCATGCCTTCCCGGACGGCACGCACGGCGCGATCGTAATCTCCATGACGCGCGACGGCGGGGGAACGAATCGCCTTTCGATAAGGGACGATGGGGCGGGCATGCCGGAGACAGTGGACCCGGAAACCGCCAATTCGCTGGGATTAAGGCTGGTCCGCATGATCACCCAGCAGATTCACGGCACGCTGAAAATCGTCAGGGACGGGGGCACGGAGATCGTGATCCGGTTTAAAAACGGCGAGGCCTGA
- the blaOXA gene encoding class D beta-lactamase translates to MKIVYACVLCLSLLTACARGGFMEKYFQERGLNATIVVQSLGTGREYTYNEERARTGFLPASTFKIPNMLISLEEGALRDGNEVLRWDGTDRGRPEWNRDHTVMSAFRSSCVWCYRELVRRVGREKFTRYLALLDYGNGDAGGAADGFWLDGALRISARGQVEFMKGVIAQKFPFDKKNYAILKEAMFVEKAGECRIYAKTGLATDARPPVGWYVGYAETPDDTWLFACNLEIKTGDDASYRKESVYEALRTLGAIRR, encoded by the coding sequence ATGAAAATTGTGTATGCGTGTGTTCTGTGCCTTTCGCTGCTTACCGCCTGCGCCCGCGGCGGATTCATGGAAAAATATTTCCAGGAGCGCGGGCTGAACGCGACGATTGTCGTGCAGTCGCTGGGCACCGGGAGGGAATACACGTATAACGAGGAACGCGCGCGCACGGGCTTTCTTCCCGCATCGACCTTTAAAATCCCCAACATGCTCATTTCGCTCGAAGAGGGCGCGCTTCGCGACGGGAACGAGGTGCTCCGCTGGGACGGCACCGACCGCGGGCGCCCGGAATGGAACCGCGATCATACCGTCATGAGCGCGTTTCGGTCGAGCTGCGTGTGGTGCTACAGGGAGCTCGTGCGCCGGGTGGGAAGGGAGAAATTCACCCGCTACCTCGCGCTCCTGGATTACGGGAACGGGGATGCGGGAGGAGCCGCGGACGGCTTCTGGCTGGACGGGGCGCTCCGGATTTCGGCGCGCGGGCAGGTGGAATTCATGAAGGGCGTCATCGCACAGAAGTTCCCGTTCGATAAAAAGAATTACGCGATCCTGAAAGAAGCGATGTTCGTGGAAAAAGCCGGGGAGTGCCGCATCTACGCCAAGACCGGGCTCGCGACCGATGCGCGTCCCCCGGTGGGCTGGTACGTCGGGTACGCGGAAACGCCCGACGACACATGGCTGTTCGCGTGCAATCTCGAGATAAAAACCGGGGACGACGCCTCGTACCGAAAGGAGTCAGTGTACGAGGCGCTGCGGACGCTGGGGGCGATTCGGCGATAG